One genomic region from Xyrauchen texanus isolate HMW12.3.18 chromosome 16, RBS_HiC_50CHRs, whole genome shotgun sequence encodes:
- the LOC127657280 gene encoding gap junction beta-4 protein-like codes for MNWTIFQGLLSGVNKYSTAIGRVWLSIVFLFRVMVYVVAAEKVWGDEQKDFTCNTAQPGCHNVCYDHFFPVSHIRLWALQLIFVTCPSFLVLLHVAYREERERKHRLKYGEGCQRLYANTGKKHGGLWWTYVLSLVFKMVVDGTFVYLLYHIYEGYDFPTPLKCSEDPCPNVVDCFISRPTEKKIFTIFMVVTSLVCILLSFCEIIYLVGKRCFECVHRLQGSRQISKARSISNMRSSNACLQSNAKNLASKEQPAPAYSEVISS; via the coding sequence ATGAATTGGACTATCTTTCAGGGTCTCCTGAGCGGGGTCAACAAGTACTCCACTGCAATTGGTCGTGTCTGGCTGTCCATAGTCTTCCTCTTCAGGGTCATGGTCTATGTTGTTGCTGCCGAGAAGGTTTGGGGCGATGAGCAGAAAGACTTTACATGTAACACGGCTCAGCCTGGCTGCCATAATGTTTGCTACGATCACTTCTTTCCAGTGTCCCACATACGTCTGTGGGCACTGCAGCTCATCTTCGTCACCTGCCCATCGTTTCTAGTGCTGCTGCATGTGGCATATCGTGAGGAACGCGAGAGAAAGCACCGTCTGAAATACGGTGAGGGGTGTCAGCGCTTGTATGCCAACACTGGAAAGAAGCATGGTGGTCTTTGGTGGACCTATGTTCTCTCCCTGGTTTTTAAGATGGTTGTGGATGGGACCTTTGTTTACCTGCTCTACCACATCTATGAGGGCTACGACTTTCCGACCCCGCTCAAGTGTTCCGAGGATCCCTGCCCCAACGTGGTCGACTGCTTCATTTCTCGGCCGACAGAGAAGAAGATCTTCACCATCTTCATGGTGGTGACAAGTCTGGTGTGCATCCTGCTCTCCTTCTGCGAGATCATCTACCTGGTGGGCAAACGGTGCTTTGAATGTGTCCACAGGTTGCAGGGGTCACGCCAGATAAGCAAGGCAAGGTCCATCTCGAACATGAGGAGCTCAAATGCTTGTTTACAGTCAAACGCTAAGAATCTGGCAAGCAAAGAGCAGCCGGCGCCAGCGTACAGTGAGGTTATCTCATCATAA